A window of the Cryptococcus depauperatus CBS 7841 chromosome 5, complete sequence genome harbors these coding sequences:
- a CDS encoding chitin synthase export chaperone: MSTDAPFSFGKFDYICQHAALVVCPMLGGKQGIMPTCYSRNVQLGSQIIFQPATCIVHIAALIMTAIMLYHVRSKYTAVGRKEIVLFFYMYMWVELFAIFLDSAIIPTAHKVYPWFAAVYAGSVGALYWCILINGFVGFQFHEDGTPMSLWFLRLSSLVVGGICFGIAVATFKGTSGALSPTKPIGLFITYLVFPCICVLVYFVSQMLLVVRTLDDRWVIGDLIFMAVFYVCGILLLIAFSVKICDSVNHYMDGVFFFSLAMLFTVMMVYKYWDSITKEDLEFSVGSKQNVWEVKDPLLAANQDYYEDDQSAYRGAGGSLVGGYNGNQYYGNTVSNYNTGYNQTGPGYNSQYSYGQQHY; encoded by the exons ATGTCTACAGACGCCCCCTTCTCATTCGGAAAATTTGATTATATCTGTCAACATGCCGCTTTGGTGGTTTGTCCCATGTTAGGAGGCAAACAGGGTATAATGCCTACTTGTTACAGTAGAAATGTGCAGTTGGGAAGCCAAATCATCTTTCAGCCAG CGACTTGCATTGTGCATATAGCTGCTCTGATAATGACTGCCATTATGCTCTACCACGTCCGCTCAAAATACACTGCCGTTGGTCGAAAGGAAATCGTTCTGTTCTTCTACATGTACATGTGGGTAGAGCTTTTTGCGATTTTCCTCGACTCTGCTATCATTCCTACTGCCCATAAAGTCTATCCG TGGTTTGCAGCAGTATATGCAGGATCAGTTGGCGCATTATACTGGTGTATTTTAATCAATGGTTTTGTCGGTTTCCAGTTCCACGAAGATGGTACACCGATGTCTCTTTGG TTCCTTCGTCTCTCATCGCTTGTTGTTGGAGGCATATGCTTTGGTATTGCGGTGGCTACATTCAAGGGTACCTCAGGGGCTCTCAGTCCTACCAAGCCAATTGGCTTGTTTATCACTTATTTGGTTTTCCCTTGTATTTGCGTGCTGGTCTATTTTGTCTCTCAGATGTTGTTAGTCGTCAGGACTCTGGACGACAGATGGGTTATCGGAGATTTAATCTTTATGGCTGTATTTTATGTTTGTGGCATTCTGCTTCTGATTGCTTTCTCTGTCAAGATTTGCGACTCTGTCAACCATTACATGGATGGAG tatttttcttctctctggCCATGCTTTTCACTGTGATGATGGTATACAAATACTGGGATT CCATTACCAAGGAAGATCTAGAATTCTCTGTCGGTTCCAAACAGAACGTTTGGGAAGTAAAAGACCCTTTACTTGCT GCTAACCAAGATTATTATGAGGACGACCAATCTGCCTACAGAGGTGCTGGTGGCTCACTTGTTGGTGGCTACAATGGCAATCAGTACTACGGCAATACTGTCTCAAATTACAATACCGGTTACAATCAAACAGGACCAGGATATAACAGCCAGTACAGTTATGGACAACAACATTATTAA